A region of Streptomyces sp. NBC_01264 DNA encodes the following proteins:
- the fdhD gene encoding formate dehydrogenase accessory sulfurtransferase FdhD, producing the protein MGRVTERRRVLRIRGGVAGARADTLVAEEPLEIRLNGKPLAITMRTPGDDFALAVGFLASEGVLASASDVRAVTYCEGAAEDGTNTYNVVNVQLAAGVPVPDITLERNVYTTSSCGLCGKASLDAVRTATRFPGLADDPVRVGARLLGELPDRLRAEQKVFERTGALHGAGLFSAGGELIDVREDVGRHNAVDKIVGRALQAGRLPLAGSVLLVSGRASFELAQKAVMAGIPVLAAVSAPSSLAVDLALESGLTLVGFLRGGDMNVYAGEERIDLTA; encoded by the coding sequence ATGGGACGGGTCACCGAACGCCGTCGCGTCCTCCGGATCCGGGGCGGCGTCGCAGGGGCCCGGGCGGACACCCTGGTGGCCGAAGAGCCGCTGGAGATACGGCTGAACGGCAAGCCCCTGGCCATCACGATGCGCACCCCGGGCGACGATTTCGCACTGGCCGTGGGCTTCCTCGCCAGCGAGGGCGTGCTCGCCTCGGCCTCCGACGTCCGGGCCGTGACCTACTGCGAGGGCGCCGCCGAGGACGGAACGAACACCTACAACGTGGTGAACGTCCAGCTCGCCGCCGGAGTTCCGGTGCCCGACATCACGCTGGAGCGGAACGTCTACACCACCTCCTCCTGCGGCCTGTGCGGGAAGGCCAGTCTGGACGCGGTGCGCACCGCGACCCGGTTCCCGGGGCTCGCGGACGATCCCGTACGGGTGGGCGCGCGGCTCCTCGGGGAGCTGCCGGACCGGCTGCGCGCGGAGCAGAAGGTCTTCGAGCGCACGGGCGCCCTGCACGGCGCCGGGCTGTTCTCGGCAGGGGGCGAGCTGATCGACGTACGGGAGGACGTGGGCCGGCACAACGCGGTGGACAAGATCGTCGGGCGGGCGCTGCAGGCCGGACGGCTACCGCTGGCGGGGTCGGTGCTGCTGGTGTCGGGGCGGGCCTCCTTCGAGCTGGCGCAGAAGGCCGTGATGGCGGGGATCCCGGTGCTGGCGGCCGTGTCGGCGCCGTCCTCGCTGGCGGTGGACCTGGCCCTGGAGTCGGGGCTGACGCTGGTCGGGTTCCTGCGGGGCGGGGACATGAACGTCTACGCGGGCGAGGAGCGGATCGACCTGACGGCGTGA
- a CDS encoding (2Fe-2S) ferredoxin domain-containing protein: MTWIRPLSAHAPRPCTLVVCRGCCCGDPRKNPGSDHAGQLARLREAAAASDGRLAVRTSDCLGPCAQANVIVVQPTTEARRRGARAVWFGWALDDTATDEIIAWAEAGGPGATALPATLDLHRIDPPEPKPAEPASRRGRRNR; the protein is encoded by the coding sequence GTGACCTGGATACGCCCGCTCTCCGCCCATGCCCCGCGCCCCTGCACCCTGGTGGTCTGCCGGGGCTGCTGCTGCGGCGACCCCCGCAAGAACCCCGGCTCCGACCACGCGGGGCAGCTGGCCCGGCTGCGCGAGGCCGCGGCCGCCTCCGACGGGCGCCTGGCGGTCCGTACGTCCGACTGCCTCGGCCCGTGCGCGCAGGCCAACGTCATCGTGGTCCAGCCCACCACGGAGGCCCGCCGCCGGGGCGCCCGCGCGGTCTGGTTCGGCTGGGCCCTGGACGACACCGCCACCGACGAGATCATCGCGTGGGCCGAAGCGGGCGGGCCCGGCGCCACCGCGCTCCCGGCGACCCTGGACCTCCACCGCATCGACCCTCCGGAGCCGAAGCCGGCCGAGCCCGCTTCCCGCCGCGGCCGCCGCAACCGGTGA
- a CDS encoding bile acid:sodium symporter family protein, whose translation MRRPHLPARLPVDPFIMGLLATVGLAALLPARGAAASLAEAASTAAVALLFFLYGARLSTREALDGMRHWRLHLTVLASTFLLFPLLGLAAHALVPTVLTPPLYSGLLFLCLVPSTIQSSIAFTSIARGNVPAAICAGSFSSLIGIFLTPVLAAGLLGNSAGGFSLDSLVKIVLQLLLPFLLGQALRPWVGGFLVRNKKVLGYVDRGSILLVVYTAFSAGMVAGIWHQVSLPRLGGLMAVEAVILAVMLAATWYGAKRLGFTREDRIAIQFAGSKKSLAAGLPMASVLFGAQASLAVLPLMLFHQMQLMVCAVLARRRARDPRATGDTERSERAAGHVAEVSHTPQHPVPQAR comes from the coding sequence ATGCGCCGCCCGCACCTCCCCGCCCGGCTCCCCGTGGACCCGTTCATCATGGGTCTGCTCGCCACCGTCGGCCTCGCCGCCCTGCTGCCCGCCCGCGGCGCGGCCGCCTCCCTGGCCGAGGCCGCCTCCACCGCGGCGGTGGCCCTGCTCTTCTTCCTCTACGGCGCCCGGCTCTCCACCCGCGAAGCCCTCGACGGCATGCGCCACTGGCGGCTCCACCTCACCGTGCTCGCCTCCACCTTCCTCCTCTTCCCCCTCCTGGGCCTCGCCGCGCACGCCCTGGTCCCCACCGTCCTCACGCCGCCCCTCTACAGCGGCCTGCTCTTCCTCTGCTTGGTCCCCTCCACCATCCAGTCCTCCATCGCCTTCACCTCGATCGCCCGCGGCAACGTCCCGGCCGCGATCTGCGCGGGCTCCTTCTCCAGCCTCATCGGCATCTTCCTGACCCCCGTCCTCGCCGCCGGCCTGCTCGGCAACAGCGCGGGCGGCTTCTCCCTCGACTCGCTGGTCAAGATCGTCCTGCAGCTGCTCCTGCCGTTCCTCCTCGGCCAGGCCCTGCGCCCCTGGGTCGGCGGCTTCCTCGTCCGCAACAAGAAGGTCCTGGGCTACGTGGACCGCGGCTCGATCCTGCTCGTCGTCTACACCGCCTTCAGCGCCGGCATGGTTGCGGGGATCTGGCACCAGGTCAGCCTCCCGCGCCTCGGCGGGCTGATGGCCGTGGAAGCGGTCATCCTCGCCGTGATGCTGGCGGCCACCTGGTACGGGGCCAAGCGCCTCGGCTTCACCCGGGAGGACCGGATCGCCATCCAGTTCGCGGGGTCGAAGAAGAGCCTCGCCGCCGGACTCCCCATGGCCAGCGTGCTGTTCGGAGCCCAGGCGAGCCTCGCCGTGCTGCCGCTGATGCTCTTCCACCAGATGCAGCTGATGGTCTGTGCGGTACTGGCCCGCCGCCGCGCACGGGACCCGCGGGCCACAGGGGACACGGAGCGGTCCGAACGCGCCGCAGGGCATGTGGCGGAGGTCTCGCACACCCCTCAACACCCGGTCCCGCAGGCCCGGTAA
- a CDS encoding LysR substrate-binding domain-containing protein has product MYDPVQLRTFLTVAQTLSFTQAAARLGVRQSTVSQHVRRLEDATGRPLFLRDTHSVELTEDGEALLGFARSILEAHERAAAFFTGTRIRGRLRFGASEDFVLTRLPEILEAFRHEHPEVELELSVELSGTLHERLDAGRLDLVLAKRRGDGDERGRLVWRDRMVWIGAEGLRVDPDRPVPLIVFPPPGITRARALDVLQADGRPWRIACTSGSLSGLIAAARAGLGVMAHTRGLIPPGLTRVAGLPDLGTVEFALLRGARGSAAAEALAAAILSGADRLTRAA; this is encoded by the coding sequence GTGTACGACCCCGTTCAGCTGCGCACCTTCCTCACCGTCGCCCAGACCCTGAGCTTCACGCAGGCCGCCGCCCGGCTCGGCGTCCGCCAGTCCACGGTCAGCCAGCACGTGCGCCGGCTGGAGGACGCCACCGGCCGGCCCCTCTTCCTGCGCGACACGCACAGCGTGGAGCTCACGGAGGACGGCGAGGCGCTGCTCGGCTTCGCCCGCTCCATCCTGGAGGCGCACGAGCGCGCGGCGGCCTTCTTCACCGGGACGCGGATCCGGGGCCGGCTGCGTTTCGGTGCCTCCGAGGACTTCGTGCTGACCCGGCTGCCGGAGATCCTGGAGGCCTTCCGGCACGAGCACCCCGAGGTGGAGCTGGAGCTGTCCGTGGAGCTCTCGGGAACCCTGCACGAGCGGCTGGACGCGGGACGGCTGGACCTCGTACTCGCCAAGCGGCGCGGGGACGGCGACGAGCGGGGCCGGCTGGTGTGGCGGGACCGGATGGTGTGGATCGGGGCGGAGGGGCTGCGGGTGGACCCGGACCGGCCGGTCCCGCTGATCGTCTTCCCGCCGCCGGGCATCACGCGGGCGCGGGCGCTGGACGTGTTGCAGGCGGACGGGCGGCCGTGGCGGATCGCCTGTACGAGCGGCAGCCTGAGCGGCCTGATCGCGGCGGCGCGGGCGGGGCTGGGCGTGATGGCCCACACCCGGGGCCTGATCCCGCCCGGGCTCACCCGCGTGGCCGGCCTGCCGGACCTCGGGACGGTGGAGTTCGCCCTGCTGCGGGGCGCCCGCGGGTCCGCTGCCGCGGAGGCGCTGGCCGCGGCGATCCTGTCGGGGGCGGACCGGCTGACCCGGGCGGCGTAG
- a CDS encoding NADPH-dependent F420 reductase: MKIAVLGTGEVGQQLAGKLVEVGHEVTMGSRTADNADAAAWAAGTGGAHGTFAEAAACAELVVNATGGLVSLAVLEAAGAGNLRGKTVVDVSNALDFSEGFPPRVVTPDGHSVAEQLQKAFPEARIVKTLNTMNNAVMVEPSRVPGHHTVFVSGDDAGAKAETTALLRSFGWAPEQITDLGDLSSARATEALMALWLRLYGVLGPVDFNLSVVTAPGLS, from the coding sequence ATGAAGATCGCGGTGCTGGGGACGGGCGAGGTCGGGCAGCAGCTGGCGGGGAAGCTCGTCGAGGTCGGGCACGAGGTCACGATGGGGTCCCGGACGGCGGACAACGCCGATGCCGCGGCATGGGCCGCCGGGACGGGCGGTGCCCACGGGACCTTCGCCGAGGCCGCCGCCTGCGCCGAGCTCGTCGTCAACGCGACCGGCGGGCTGGTCTCGCTCGCCGTGCTGGAAGCCGCCGGGGCCGGCAATCTGCGGGGGAAGACCGTCGTGGACGTCTCCAACGCGCTGGACTTCTCCGAGGGGTTCCCGCCCCGGGTGGTCACCCCGGACGGCCACAGCGTCGCCGAGCAGCTCCAGAAGGCGTTCCCCGAGGCGCGGATCGTCAAGACGCTCAACACCATGAACAACGCGGTGATGGTCGAGCCGAGCCGGGTGCCGGGTCACCACACCGTGTTCGTAAGCGGCGACGACGCCGGGGCCAAGGCAGAGACCACCGCGCTCCTGCGCTCCTTCGGCTGGGCGCCGGAGCAGATCACCGATCTCGGCGACCTGTCGAGCGCCCGCGCCACCGAGGCCCTGATGGCGCTCTGGCTGCGGCTCTACGGGGTGCTCGGCCCGGTGGACTTCAACCTCTCCGTGGTCACGGCCCCTGGCCTGTCCTGA
- a CDS encoding AMP-dependent synthetase/ligase: MHEIAVPPVVTGSPVGGLADAVFLHAREDPGRVVLGRKSDGVWGDVTSGELASEVLGLAKGLLAQGIRFGDRVAIMSRTRYEWTLFDFALWAIGAQPVPVYPSSSAEQVHWILYDSGCTACVVEDEDQAMTVGSVIERLPLLRRLWQLDAGAVDGLVQDGLQVAEDVVHRHRSAVTPDATATVIYTSGTTGRPKGCVLTHGNFMFEADTMVTRWESVFRARPGEQPSTLLFLPLAHVFGRMVEVAAVRARVKLGHQPVLAAAELLPDLAAFRPTFVLGVPYVFEKVFAAARRKAETEGRTGPFDRAVDTAVRYAEAREQKAFGAGPGPSAKLRVEHQLFEKLVYGKVREALGGRVRYAMSGGSAMPRRLGLFFEGAGVTVFEGYGLTESCAAATANPPGAVKYGTVGPPIPGGTVHVADDGEIWLHGAHVFSGYLNDPPATEAVLRDGWLATGDLGRLDEDGYLTITGRKKEILVTSNGKSVAPAALEERVRSHPLVSQCVLVGNDRPYIAALLTLDMEGVAHWMAMRGRPRLPGAELASDPDLTAEVRRSVVAANTRVSQAESIRTFRILGEQFTEERGLLTPSLKLKRRAIEKVYAQEVAALYEP; this comes from the coding sequence TTGCACGAGATCGCCGTCCCCCCGGTCGTCACGGGCTCACCCGTCGGTGGCCTGGCCGATGCCGTCTTCCTGCACGCCCGCGAGGACCCCGGCCGGGTGGTGCTCGGCCGCAAGTCGGACGGGGTCTGGGGGGACGTGACCTCGGGCGAGCTGGCCTCGGAGGTGCTCGGGCTCGCCAAGGGGCTGCTGGCGCAGGGGATCCGCTTCGGGGACCGGGTCGCGATCATGTCCCGTACCCGGTACGAGTGGACGCTCTTCGACTTCGCCCTGTGGGCGATCGGCGCCCAGCCGGTCCCCGTCTATCCCTCGTCCTCCGCCGAGCAGGTGCACTGGATCCTGTACGACTCCGGGTGCACGGCCTGCGTGGTGGAGGACGAGGACCAGGCCATGACCGTCGGGTCGGTGATCGAGCGGCTGCCGCTGCTGCGCCGGCTGTGGCAGTTGGACGCGGGCGCCGTGGACGGGCTCGTCCAGGACGGGCTCCAGGTCGCCGAGGACGTGGTGCACCGCCACCGGAGCGCCGTGACGCCCGATGCGACGGCCACCGTCATCTACACCTCGGGGACCACCGGACGCCCCAAGGGCTGTGTGCTGACCCACGGCAACTTCATGTTCGAGGCGGACACGATGGTGACCCGCTGGGAGTCCGTCTTCCGGGCCCGGCCCGGTGAGCAGCCGTCCACCCTGCTGTTCCTGCCGCTCGCCCACGTCTTCGGGCGGATGGTGGAGGTGGCGGCGGTCCGCGCCCGGGTGAAGCTCGGGCACCAGCCGGTGCTGGCGGCGGCCGAACTCCTGCCGGACCTCGCCGCGTTCCGGCCCACGTTCGTGCTCGGGGTGCCGTACGTCTTCGAGAAGGTCTTCGCCGCCGCCCGTCGCAAGGCCGAGACCGAGGGCCGGACGGGTCCCTTCGACCGGGCGGTGGACACGGCCGTACGGTACGCGGAGGCGCGCGAGCAGAAGGCGTTCGGCGCCGGGCCCGGGCCCTCGGCGAAGCTGCGCGTGGAGCACCAGCTCTTCGAGAAGCTGGTGTACGGGAAGGTCCGCGAGGCGCTGGGCGGCAGGGTGCGGTACGCCATGTCGGGCGGCTCCGCGATGCCGCGCCGGCTGGGGCTGTTCTTCGAGGGCGCCGGGGTCACGGTCTTCGAGGGCTACGGGCTGACGGAGTCCTGCGCGGCGGCCACCGCGAACCCGCCGGGGGCCGTCAAGTACGGCACCGTCGGGCCGCCGATCCCCGGCGGCACGGTGCACGTCGCCGACGACGGGGAGATCTGGCTCCACGGCGCCCACGTCTTCTCGGGGTACCTGAACGACCCGCCCGCCACGGAGGCGGTCCTGCGGGACGGCTGGCTGGCGACGGGGGACCTGGGGCGTCTCGACGAGGACGGGTACCTCACGATCACCGGGCGCAAGAAGGAGATCCTGGTGACCTCCAACGGCAAGAGCGTCGCGCCGGCCGCCCTGGAGGAGCGGGTCCGCTCGCACCCGCTCGTCTCGCAGTGCGTCCTGGTGGGCAACGACCGGCCGTACATCGCGGCCCTGCTCACGCTGGACATGGAGGGGGTCGCGCACTGGATGGCGATGCGCGGCCGCCCCCGGCTGCCGGGGGCGGAACTGGCGTCGGACCCCGATCTGACGGCGGAGGTCCGCCGGTCGGTGGTGGCGGCCAACACCCGTGTCTCCCAGGCCGAGTCGATCCGCACGTTCCGCATCCTGGGCGAGCAGTTCACGGAGGAGCGGGGGCTGCTCACGCCCTCGCTCAAGCTGAAGCGACGGGCCATAGAGAAGGTCTACGCCCAGGAGGTGGCGGCCCTCTACGAGCCCTGA
- a CDS encoding ABC transporter substrate-binding protein, with product MLRPIRTLAAAAAALALVSACNSASNSASPDKPGAAGNSRGVTADSIKVGGLVSMTSASGYSKKATDLGAKARYMRANAEGGINGRKIDYIGAEDDGQDPAKNLAAARKLVQQDKVFAVSPMSSVTFTGADFLEQEKVPTFGWGTLPSFCGPKYIYGFNGCLVPTPGGTINQTWPEGIGQVLGGAAGKSVAIIANDSDAGKFGVRTFQQGFASAGFKVSYAKASVPGTAVPSDWSAYVKEILESNDGKAPDAVVSVMQTPNNIGLFTSLKRSGYKGLLSDPTDYDPGLLAKDATKQALDGVHVLLQFEPFESKNPKMDQFKADIKAASGGQEVPLNMHMLTGYMSADLFVSIAQKAGKELTVESFQAAAQSFSDTDTLVGNRSEPKGQKDSFGCGALVQLKNGAYEVSVPFKCYEPIPFK from the coding sequence ATGTTGCGACCGATCCGCACCCTGGCCGCCGCGGCGGCGGCGCTCGCGCTCGTCTCCGCCTGCAACTCCGCCTCCAACAGCGCCTCCCCCGACAAGCCGGGAGCCGCCGGCAACTCCCGCGGGGTGACCGCAGACTCGATCAAGGTCGGCGGCCTCGTGTCGATGACCAGCGCCAGCGGCTACAGCAAGAAGGCCACCGACCTCGGGGCGAAGGCCCGCTACATGAGAGCCAACGCCGAGGGCGGGATCAACGGCCGCAAGATCGACTACATCGGCGCCGAGGACGACGGACAAGACCCCGCCAAGAACCTGGCCGCGGCCCGCAAACTCGTCCAGCAGGACAAGGTGTTCGCGGTCTCCCCCATGAGCTCGGTCACCTTCACCGGCGCCGACTTCCTGGAGCAGGAGAAGGTGCCCACCTTCGGCTGGGGCACGCTCCCCTCCTTCTGCGGCCCCAAGTACATCTACGGGTTCAACGGCTGCCTCGTCCCCACCCCCGGCGGCACCATCAACCAGACCTGGCCCGAGGGCATCGGCCAGGTCCTCGGCGGCGCCGCGGGCAAGTCGGTCGCGATCATCGCCAACGACAGCGACGCCGGAAAGTTCGGTGTGCGCACCTTCCAGCAGGGCTTCGCCAGCGCCGGGTTCAAGGTCTCCTACGCCAAGGCCTCGGTGCCCGGCACCGCCGTGCCGAGCGACTGGTCGGCGTACGTCAAGGAGATCCTGGAGAGCAACGACGGCAAGGCCCCCGACGCGGTCGTCTCCGTCATGCAGACCCCCAACAACATCGGGCTGTTCACCTCGCTCAAGCGCAGCGGGTACAAGGGGCTGCTCTCCGACCCGACCGACTACGACCCGGGTCTACTCGCCAAGGACGCCACCAAGCAGGCCCTCGACGGCGTGCACGTGCTGCTGCAGTTCGAGCCGTTCGAGTCGAAGAACCCGAAGATGGACCAGTTCAAGGCCGACATCAAGGCCGCGTCGGGCGGGCAGGAAGTGCCGCTCAACATGCACATGTTGACCGGGTACATGTCCGCCGACCTGTTCGTGTCGATCGCGCAGAAGGCCGGCAAGGAGCTGACCGTCGAGTCCTTCCAGGCCGCCGCGCAGAGCTTCTCCGACACCGACACCCTCGTCGGCAACCGCTCGGAGCCCAAGGGCCAGAAGGACAGCTTCGGCTGCGGGGCGCTCGTCCAGCTGAAGAACGGCGCGTACGAGGTCTCCGTACCGTTCAAGTGCTACGAGCCCATCCCCTTCAAGTAG
- a CDS encoding ABC transporter permease subunit, with protein MGDLLAFVLSGLVSGALYALLATGLVLSYSASGLFNFAYGATAYLCALTFYELHSGLGWPAVPAALLVVLVLAPGLGWALDRLMFRRLAQVGETAQIVATIGLLVALPAAGLWTVELLTDAGAPLKPAENQFGLPGVGPSPAKSWQLTTDVGIDSDQLITWVATALVAVALWVLMRHTRLGLRLRAAVDNRSLTELRGIDADRLSSVAWMIASGLAGLAGVLATPLLGLSAHDFTLFLFVSATAAVIGRFASVPLAFAGGLGLGVLQNLVVGYASFADSVTGFRTAVPFLILFGGLLVLTRRARAAGTATVDVASPDHLAGATWARRWGMWAAGAVLLATAFYTVTTPFWSGLLAQGLALALVFMSFTVVTGLGAMVSLAQGTFVTGAALVAGLLMSRGWPFIAALAVGTCVAAVLGALVALPALRLGGRSLALATLALAFLADQVLFQMRWLRNGDSGWSIPRPVIGPVDLSDDRALGVALVLLVAAVAAGLTALRDSPSGRAMLAVRSAPAAAMASGVSVLRTKLLLFTLSAGLAGFGGVMYASYNTRITATDFTAMTGLVWLAVVVAAGVRRPQYAVVAGLVFAVAPRVMADYVTESAHLPVILFGLAGLALANDPDGYCAAIPVRLARRRAGSAAGAEASASAKAGAGTEAGAGTSAGASASGGASASTAVGAEAVAGAVPSARVGGGAGVGPAGLSPTPPLPETGAPPRTPSGAPPPNPRSSNAGGAEIRSANPARGPRGGWGSAPVSGRGGVGDVPPAGQPSAAGPAPDQPAREGAAPNQPTPEGANLNQPVEPTAEPPALELRGVTAGYDGGLVLHGVGLVVRRGEILAVLGPNGAGKSTACRVAAGALPVTGGTVLVGGRDATRDGAVGRSRAGVLLAPEGRGIFPSLSIEENLALYLRDAAERDAVYDRFPRLRERRTVPAGSLSGGEQQMLALAPLLQRPPGVLIADEPSLGLAPRVVDEVYGLLMELRAAGTALLLVEEKAAEILGIADTVAYLAQGRVSWCGPRSEVEADRLTEAYLGMAT; from the coding sequence ATGGGAGATCTGCTCGCCTTCGTACTGAGCGGTCTGGTGTCCGGCGCCCTGTACGCACTGCTCGCCACCGGGCTGGTGCTGTCGTACTCGGCGTCCGGGCTGTTCAACTTCGCGTACGGGGCCACCGCCTACCTCTGCGCGCTCACCTTCTACGAACTGCACTCCGGGCTCGGCTGGCCGGCCGTCCCGGCGGCGCTGCTGGTGGTCCTCGTCCTGGCACCCGGCCTCGGGTGGGCGCTGGACCGGCTGATGTTCCGGCGGCTCGCGCAGGTCGGCGAGACGGCGCAGATCGTGGCCACCATCGGCCTGCTGGTGGCCCTGCCGGCGGCCGGGCTGTGGACGGTGGAGCTCCTGACCGACGCGGGGGCGCCGCTCAAGCCCGCGGAGAACCAGTTCGGGCTGCCGGGCGTGGGGCCGAGCCCCGCGAAGTCCTGGCAGCTCACCACCGACGTGGGCATCGACTCCGACCAGCTGATCACCTGGGTGGCGACGGCCCTGGTGGCGGTCGCCCTGTGGGTGCTGATGCGGCACACCCGGCTGGGGCTGCGGCTGCGGGCCGCCGTCGACAACCGCTCGCTCACCGAGCTGCGCGGGATCGACGCCGACCGGCTGTCCTCGGTGGCGTGGATGATCGCCTCGGGGCTGGCCGGGCTCGCGGGGGTGCTGGCGACCCCGCTGCTGGGGCTGTCGGCGCACGATTTCACGCTGTTCCTGTTCGTGTCGGCCACGGCGGCCGTGATCGGACGCTTCGCCTCCGTCCCGCTCGCCTTCGCGGGCGGACTGGGGCTCGGAGTCCTGCAGAACCTGGTCGTCGGCTACGCGTCCTTCGCGGACTCCGTCACCGGCTTCAGGACGGCCGTGCCCTTCCTGATCCTGTTCGGCGGACTCCTCGTCCTCACCCGGCGGGCCCGGGCCGCCGGGACCGCCACCGTGGACGTGGCCTCGCCGGACCATCTGGCCGGGGCCACCTGGGCGCGGCGCTGGGGGATGTGGGCCGCGGGCGCGGTGCTGCTCGCCACGGCCTTCTACACCGTGACCACCCCCTTCTGGAGCGGGCTCCTCGCCCAAGGGCTCGCGCTGGCCCTGGTGTTCATGTCCTTCACCGTGGTCACCGGGCTCGGCGCGATGGTGTCCCTGGCCCAGGGCACCTTCGTGACCGGGGCCGCGCTGGTGGCCGGACTGCTGATGAGCCGCGGGTGGCCGTTCATCGCGGCGCTGGCGGTCGGCACGTGCGTGGCCGCCGTCCTGGGAGCACTGGTCGCGCTGCCCGCGCTGCGGCTGGGCGGGCGCTCCCTGGCTCTGGCGACGCTGGCCCTGGCCTTCCTGGCGGACCAGGTGCTCTTCCAGATGCGGTGGCTGCGCAACGGCGACTCCGGCTGGTCGATCCCGCGCCCTGTCATCGGACCGGTGGACCTCTCGGACGACCGGGCGCTGGGGGTGGCGCTGGTCCTCCTGGTCGCGGCGGTCGCCGCCGGGCTGACGGCCCTGCGCGACTCCCCCTCGGGCCGGGCGATGCTCGCCGTACGGTCGGCTCCCGCGGCCGCGATGGCCTCCGGGGTGTCCGTGCTGCGGACCAAGCTGCTCCTGTTCACCCTGTCGGCGGGGCTGGCCGGGTTCGGGGGCGTCATGTACGCCTCGTACAACACCCGCATCACGGCCACGGACTTCACGGCGATGACCGGGCTGGTGTGGCTGGCGGTGGTCGTCGCGGCGGGCGTGCGCAGGCCGCAGTACGCGGTGGTGGCGGGGCTGGTCTTCGCCGTCGCTCCGCGGGTGATGGCGGACTACGTGACGGAGTCGGCGCACCTGCCGGTGATCCTGTTCGGCCTGGCGGGGTTGGCCCTGGCCAACGATCCCGACGGGTACTGCGCGGCGATTCCGGTACGGCTGGCCCGGCGGCGTGCGGGTTCCGCGGCCGGGGCCGAAGCCTCGGCCTCCGCCAAAGCCGGGGCGGGTACCGAGGCCGGGGCCGGCACCTCGGCCGGAGCCTCGGCTTCTGGTGGCGCCTCGGCTTCGACCGCGGTCGGAGCCGAAGCCGTAGCCGGCGCCGTTCCCTCGGCCCGGGTCGGTGGCGGAGCCGGGGTGGGCCCTGCGGGGCTTTCCCCCACCCCGCCCCTTCCCGAAACCGGGGCTCCGCCCCGGACCCCTTCGGGGGCTCCGCCCCCGAACCCCCGCTCCTCAAACGCCGGAGGGGCTGAAATTCGCTCCGCGAATCCAGCCCGCGGCCCCCGCGGGGGCTGGGGCAGCGCCCCGGTTTCGGGAAGGGGCGGGGTGGGGGACGTGCCGCCCGCAGGGCAACCGTCCGCAGCCGGGCCGGCTCCGGACCAGCCCGCCCGGGAGGGGGCCGCCCCGAACCAGCCCACCCCGGAGGGGGCCAACCTGAACCAGCCGGTGGAGCCAACCGCGGAGCCACCCGCCCTGGAGCTGCGCGGCGTCACCGCCGGGTACGACGGTGGGCTCGTGCTGCACGGGGTCGGCCTCGTCGTGCGGCGCGGTGAGATCCTCGCCGTGCTCGGGCCCAACGGGGCCGGGAAGAGCACCGCCTGCCGGGTGGCGGCCGGGGCGCTGCCGGTCACCGGCGGGACCGTGCTCGTCGGCGGCCGGGACGCCACCCGCGACGGCGCCGTGGGCCGCTCCCGGGCGGGAGTGCTGCTCGCACCCGAGGGCCGGGGCATCTTCCCCTCGCTCAGCATCGAGGAGAATCTGGCCCTGTACCTGAGGGACGCGGCCGAACGGGACGCCGTCTACGACCGGTTCCCCCGGCTGCGCGAGCGGCGTACGGTCCCCGCCGGGTCGTTGTCCGGCGGGGAGCAGCAGATGCTGGCGCTCGCACCGCTGTTGCAGCGGCCGCCCGGGGTGCTGATCGCGGACGAACCCTCCCTCGGGCTCGCCCCGCGCGTGGTGGACGAGGTGTACGGGCTGCTCATGGAGCTCCGCGCCGCCGGGACCGCGCTGCTGCTGGTGGAGGAGAAGGCGGCCGAGATCCTCGGGATCGCCGACACCGTCGCCTACCTCGCGCAGGGCCGGGTCTCCTGGTGCGGCCCGCGTTCCGAGGTGGAGGCGGACCGGCTGACCGAGGCCTACCTGGGGATGGCGACATGA